The genomic stretch TTTGAGCGCGCGAGCGCGAACTTGCTCAGCCAGATAGTGCGCGAGCTGATCTTTAATCATGTCAAACGGCAGTGTGCGGCCCTCTGCACTACGCTCAACCCGGACAATATGCAGCCCGAAACGGGTTTCAACCAGCTTGGGCGAAATTTCTCCGGCTTCAAGGCTGAAAATCACCCGTTCAAATTCCGGAACAGTTTGCCCTTTGGTCAACTGGCCCAGGCTGCCACCCACTTCTGCCGAGGTGCAGTTGGAATAAGTACGTGCCAGTTCTTCAAATTGCGCTGGTTGCGCCAATGCCTGCTGAAGAATTTCTTCAGCTTTACCCCGCAACGCATCCAGGGGGACATTGGGTGTGACCTGAAACAGTATATGACTGGCTTCTACCAGATCACCATTGCGGAACTGATCGAGATTCTTGCGATAATAGGTTTCGCATTCTTCGTCGGTCGGAACCGGTGATTGCACTTCCATTTCGATCAATCGATCAATAAGTGCATCTTCGATCAATGATTCTGCATCTTCAGCCTGGGAGGTTTCCAGTGCCCGCAGTTCTTCCTGGGCCATGGCAACTTTGTTACGTGCTGCCTGCAACAATACTTCACGCAGCACCAGTGCTTCTACCGCAGCTTTAACGGGCGCAGGTGCATTGGCATGGTGCGGCAACTCGCGCTCTACCGCTTCATCTGTAATTTCAACATCATTGACGCTGATACCCATGATTCTTTCTCCATGATTCAGGTTGCTTTTATGAAACTTAATTAGTTCTCATCCGGATACACATGCCCCCCCATTTGACGGGGAGGACCAAGGAGAGAGGGGTAACACCTTGACGCTTACCTCCCCTCTCCCCAATCCTCTTCCAAAAGGGGCGAGGGAGTTATGGCATTTCCGGATGGAAACTCATGAACTCTTGGGTGCGGCTAACGTCCAATAGCCGGTCCCTGGATTAACCACGCTGCCTGACAACCTGGTAACTACGCACCAGATACGAGACGGCACCAAAACCACTCCACACATGCACCAGACGGGTGAACGGGAAGAGCACAAATACCGTCATACCAAAGAACAGATGCAGCTTGTAGATAAATGGCACAGATACCAATGCATCCGCCGCACCAGCACGGAAGGTAACAATATGCTGCGCCCAGTAGCCAAGCTGCAACATCACGCCGCCTTCTCTATGCTGCAGTGAAAACAGGATACTGATCAATCCAAGTACCAGGGTGGCAAATATCCAGAGCAGGATAATGATATCCATCGGCTTGCTGGTGGCCAGAATGCGTGGGTCTGTCAAACGGCGATGCGTCAGCAGGGTAATCCCCACCAGACAAATAGATCCCGCAATACCCCCACTGATAATCGCCATCATCTGTTTGTTCGGTGTAGAAAGCCCTAATCCCTCGTACAACCAGTGAGGGGTAAGCAGTCCGGCCATGTGCCCGAAAAACAGAAATAACACGCCAATGTGAAACAACGTACTACCCAGACGTAACTGTTTACCACGCAGCATTTGACTGGAGTCACTCTTCCAGGTGTATTGCTCACGGTCGAAACGAATCAGGCTACCCAGTAAAAAGATGGCGAGGGCCACATAGGGGTAAATCCCGAAA from Sulfurirhabdus autotrophica encodes the following:
- a CDS encoding peptidylprolyl isomerase, with product MGISVNDVEITDEAVERELPHHANAPAPVKAAVEALVLREVLLQAARNKVAMAQEELRALETSQAEDAESLIEDALIDRLIEMEVQSPVPTDEECETYYRKNLDQFRNGDLVEASHILFQVTPNVPLDALRGKAEEILQQALAQPAQFEELARTYSNCTSAEVGGSLGQLTKGQTVPEFERVIFSLEAGEISPKLVETRFGLHIVRVERSAEGRTLPFDMIKDQLAHYLAEQVRARALKQYLKILVGQANIQGVELEGAKTPLVQ
- the narI gene encoding respiratory nitrate reductase subunit gamma, whose amino-acid sequence is MDYLHNLLFGIYPYVALAIFLLGSLIRFDREQYTWKSDSSQMLRGKQLRLGSTLFHIGVLFLFFGHMAGLLTPHWLYEGLGLSTPNKQMMAIISGGIAGSICLVGITLLTHRRLTDPRILATSKPMDIIILLWIFATLVLGLISILFSLQHREGGVMLQLGYWAQHIVTFRAGAADALVSVPFIYKLHLFFGMTVFVLFPFTRLVHVWSGFGAVSYLVRSYQVVRQRG